DNA from Evansella sp. LMS18:
TCGTACATGCGTGCAATGCCTCCAGGCAGAGCAGCCAACTCACTGGGACGCAGGGAGAAACAGGAAGTAATAATGAAACGATTCAGCAGCTGGCATCAAAAGTCAGCCAACTGGAGGCTGCGCTTCAAAGACTTTCCACAGGCAATGCTGCAGGACTTGTTCCTGCCCAGGAGGAAGGACAGGATCAGGGAGGGAAGCGGCCTGCTCCAAGACCTGCACAGGCAAGCGGGAAAAGCAGAGCGCAAATGACAAGAGTAAAAGCGATACTGAAGCAGGCAAGCAAGCAGCATTTGCAAACCCTGCACAGCCAGTGGGGCCAGGTAATGGAGCAAGTAAAAAAGCAAAGTGTCCCGGCTTCCGCCTGGCTGAATGATTCATCCCCGGTTGCTTGTTCCGATGATGTATTTGTTCTCTCCTTTAAAAATGAAATGCATCGTGACATGATAGACAGTAAGTTCCGCGGATTAGTGGAACAGACGGTATCTGCTGTCTTGCAGCGGCAGGTGACTTTAGTTGCTTTGCTGGCAATGCATTGGGATGAGACAAAAGAATCCTTTAAGAAAGAGCAAAAAGCAACAATGGGAGACGAGGGTGCAGAAGGCTCTCAGGAAGAAGAAGATCCGCTTATACAGGAAGCTCTGAAGCTGGCGGGCCGCGATCTGGTTGAAATAAAGGAATAATTCGATTAATGTTATTACAGCGTCAAAAAAGAGGAAGCGAGGAGATTAATATGAAAAACATGGGAAATATGATGAAACAGATGCAAAAAATGCAGAAGGAAATGACTAAGGCTCAGGAGCAGTTAAAAGAGGAAACTGTTGAGGCAACTGCAGGAGGCGGAATGGTCACTGTAATAGCCAGTGGAGAGAAGAAAATTCTTGATATTAAAATCAACGAGGAAGTTGTCGATCCTGATGACATCGAAATGCTTCAGGATTTAGTGTTAGCAGCCACAAATGAGGCGCTTGTTAAGGTTGATGAGCTCGTGAATGAAAAGATGGGCAAGTTCACTAAAGGGATGAATATACCTGGAATGTTCTAAGAACTTTTCAGCATAATAAGCTGGTTCGAGGTTAATTCCAACTTTGGGGGAGAAACTCCGTTTGCAGTGGCATATTCCGGGAA
Protein-coding regions in this window:
- a CDS encoding YbaB/EbfC family nucleoid-associated protein, whose amino-acid sequence is MKNMGNMMKQMQKMQKEMTKAQEQLKEETVEATAGGGMVTVIASGEKKILDIKINEEVVDPDDIEMLQDLVLAATNEALVKVDELVNEKMGKFTKGMNIPGMF